The following are encoded together in the Bos javanicus breed banteng chromosome 4, ARS-OSU_banteng_1.0, whole genome shotgun sequence genome:
- the PTN gene encoding pleiotrophin isoform X4 has protein sequence MQTPQYLQQRRKFAAAFLAFIFILAAVDTAEAGKKEKPEKKVKKSDCGEWQWSVCVPTSGDCGLGTREGTRTGAECKQTMKTQRCKIPCNWKKQFGAECKYQFQAWGECDLNTALKTRTGSLKRALHNADCQKTVTISKPCGKLTKSKPQESKKKKKEGKKQEKMLD, from the exons ATGCAGACTCCACAGTACCTGCAGCAACGTCGAAAATTTGCAGCTGCctttttggcatttattttcaTCTTGGCAGCTGTGGACACCGCTGaagcaggaaagaaagagaaaccag aAAAGAAGGTGAAGAAGTCTGACTGTGGAGAATGGCAGTGGAGTGTGTGTGTACCCACCAGTGGGGACTGTGGGCTGGGCACCCGCGAGGGCACCCGTACCGGAGCTGAGTGTAAACAAACCATGAAGACCCAGAGATGTAAGATCCCCTGCAACTGGAAAAAGCAATTTGGAG CGGAGTGCAAATACCAGTTCCAGGCCTGGGGAGAATGTGATCTGAACACGGCTCTGAAGACCCGAACTGGGAGCCTGAAGCGAGCCCTCCACAACGCCGACTGCCAGAAGACAGTCACCATCTCCAAGCCCTGTGGCAAGCTGACCAAGTCCAAACCTCAAG